From one Bacteroidia bacterium genomic stretch:
- a CDS encoding rhomboid family intramembrane serine protease gives MFNRNNSNYQPNRFETFPPVVKNLILLNGIMYLITEFCSAFLNINLNQILGLHNIDSPYFKPYQLVTHFFMHGGFLHIALNMLSLWMFGAVIENFWGGRRFLVYYLVTGLGAAYIHLMYSSWEYHSMANAAALFAESPTVEGLMDFYHNYSNPNLDSYFKEMIQVWDHSSPIGIERKAIELVEAVVQVKRDLPMVGASGAVFGVLLAFGMMFPDQIVFFILFPMPAKYLVVLYGAMELYNGLMNDPTSNVAHFAHLGGMLFGFLLIKSWQRRS, from the coding sequence ATGTTTAACAGGAACAATTCCAACTACCAACCCAACCGGTTTGAAACCTTTCCACCGGTTGTGAAAAATTTGATTCTTTTGAATGGAATCATGTATTTAATTACAGAGTTTTGTTCTGCGTTTTTGAATATCAATTTGAATCAAATTTTAGGACTTCACAACATTGATTCGCCTTATTTCAAACCGTATCAATTGGTGACTCATTTCTTTATGCATGGAGGCTTTTTGCACATAGCATTGAATATGTTGTCGTTGTGGATGTTTGGTGCTGTAATCGAGAATTTTTGGGGTGGAAGAAGGTTTCTGGTTTATTACTTGGTTACCGGTTTAGGTGCAGCTTATATTCATTTGATGTATTCAAGTTGGGAGTATCATTCTATGGCAAATGCAGCCGCATTATTTGCCGAAAGCCCCACAGTGGAAGGTTTAATGGATTTCTATCACAACTATAGTAATCCTAATCTGGATTCCTACTTCAAAGAAATGATTCAGGTTTGGGACCATTCTTCCCCTATTGGAATAGAACGTAAGGCTATTGAATTGGTAGAAGCTGTAGTTCAGGTGAAGAGAGATTTGCCAATGGTTGGTGCCTCAGGAGCCGTTTTTGGAGTATTACTCGCCTTTGGAATGATGTTTCCTGATCAAATCGTATTTTTTATTCTTTTTCCAATGCCGGCTAAATATTTGGTAGTGCTATACGGCGCCATGGAATTGTATAATGGTTTAATGAATGATCCTACCAGTAATGTGGCCCATTTTGCCCATTTGGGAGGGATGCTTTTTGGTTTTTTGCTTATAAAAAGTTGGCAAAGAAGATCTTAA
- a CDS encoding CoA pyrophosphatase — translation MKFSEIALLKEGLKNKLPGVEAQFKMASSLRFPPDYIEQYRPKARQGSVMVLLYPIEDVIHTVLTLRTSYKGVHSGQVSFPGGKREESDENLIKTALRETWEEVGVPDYDIEVIGGLTELYIPASNFIVTPYVGIVQEKPEFQPNRREVERILEADLALLLDDKFKKQTQVKINESLTIDAPYFDIEGQVVWGATAMMLSELAELIRPHYSLEKLGL, via the coding sequence ATGAAATTCAGTGAAATTGCCCTATTAAAGGAAGGATTGAAGAACAAACTTCCAGGAGTTGAAGCCCAGTTTAAGATGGCTTCCTCTTTGCGTTTCCCCCCTGACTATATCGAACAATATCGGCCAAAAGCCAGACAGGGAAGTGTAATGGTATTGTTGTATCCGATAGAGGATGTGATTCATACGGTGCTTACTTTAAGAACTAGTTACAAAGGTGTTCACAGCGGACAGGTTAGTTTTCCGGGAGGAAAAAGAGAAGAAAGTGATGAAAATCTGATCAAAACTGCTTTAAGGGAAACCTGGGAAGAGGTTGGGGTTCCGGATTACGATATTGAGGTAATTGGTGGACTAACAGAATTGTATATCCCCGCTAGCAATTTTATTGTTACACCTTATGTGGGAATTGTGCAAGAGAAACCTGAATTTCAGCCTAATCGCAGGGAAGTTGAGCGGATTTTGGAAGCCGATTTGGCCTTGCTTTTGGACGATAAGTTTAAGAAACAAACCCAGGTGAAAATCAATGAAAGTCTAACCATTGATGCACCTTATTTTGATATTGAAGGCCAGGTGGTGTGGGGCGCAACAGCTATGATGCTAAGCGAATTGGCTGAGTTAATCAGACCACATTACAGCCTCGAAAAGTTGGGTTTATAA